In Peromyscus eremicus chromosome 15, PerEre_H2_v1, whole genome shotgun sequence, a genomic segment contains:
- the Lbr gene encoding delta(14)-sterol reductase LBR yields MPSRKFAEGEVVRGRWPGSSLYYEVEILSHDSKSQLYTVKYKDGTELELKESDVKPLKSFKQRKSGSTSSSPSRRRGSRSRSRSRSPGRAPKGSRRSASASHQADIKEKEARREILQVKLTPLVLKPFGNSINVYNGEPEHMERNDISHKNKQERIILSPEGSYIATQYSLRPRREEVKVKEVESKEQKLVTRGPAPLETFQVTTPQRKDLEFGGVPGAFLIMLGLPAVLFLLLLQCRQKDPSLLTFPPPLPALDELWETRVCGIYLLWFFVQALFYLLPIGKVVEGTPLVDGRRLKYRLNGFYAFVLTSAAVGAALFWDVELHFVYTHFLQFALAAIIFAVLLSVYLYAHSWKAPRDELAPASSGNAVYDFFIGRELNPRIGAFDLKYFCELRPGLIGWVVVNLVMLLAEMKVQERDAPSLAMVLVNSFQLLYVVDALWNEEALLTTMDIVHDGFGFMLAFGDLVWVPFTYSLQAFYLVSHPHDLSWPFASFIIALKLCGYVIFRCANSQKNAFRKNPSDPKLAHLKTIHTSTGKSLLVSGWWGFVRHPNYLGDLIMALAWSLPCGFNHVLPYFYVIYFTTLLVHREARDEHQCKRKYGLAWEKYCQRVPYRILPYVY; encoded by the exons ATGCCAAGTAGGAAGTTTGCCGAGGGTGAAGTGGTCAGAGGTCGATGGCCTGGGAGCTCCCTTTATTATGAAGTAGAAATTCTCAGCCATGACAGCAAATCCCAGCTGTACACTGTGAAATACAAAGATGGAACTGAGCTGGAACTGAAGGAGAGCGATGTGAAG CCTTTAAAATCCTTTAAGCAAAGGAAAAGTGGCTCAACTTCCAGCTCTCCTTCAAGACGCCGTGGCAGCCGCTCAAGGTCACGCTCCCGGTCCCCTGGCAGGGCACCAAAAGGTTCCAgaagatctgcctctgcctcccaccaggCCGACATTAAGGAAAAGGAAGCACGGAGGGAAATTCTGCAAGTTAAACTGACTCCGCTTGTATTG AAGCCATTTGGAAACAGCATCAATGTATACAACGGGGAGCCCGAACATATGGAGAGGAATGACATATCACATAAAAACAAGCAG GAAAGAATTATTTTGTCACCAGAAGGCAGTTACATAGCTACACAGTACAGCCTTCGTCCAAGAAGAGAAGAGGTCAAAGTCAAGGAAGTCGAGTCCAAGGAACAAAAGCTTGTTACCAGAGGACCTGCACCTTTGGAAACCTTTCAAGTGACCACCCCACAGAGGAAGGACTTGGAGTTTGGAGGAGTACCTG GTGCGTTCCTCATCATGCTCGGCCTGCCTGCtgtcctcttcctgctgctgctgcagtgCAGACAGAAAGACCCCAGCCTGCTGAcgttccctcctcctctgccagcTCTGGACGAACTCTGGGAAACCAGAGTGTGTGGCATCTACCTCCTCTGGTTTTTTGTTCAGGCTCTCTTTTACCTTCTGCCGATTGGGAAG gttgtAGAAGGAACACCTCTTGTTGATGGAAGAAGACTCAAGTATAGACTAAATG gaTTCTACGCTTTTGTGCTGACGTCCGCCGCCGTGGGAGCGGCTCTCTTCTGGGACGTGGAGCTGCACTTTGTGTACACTCACTTCCTTCAGTTTGCACTTGCAGCCATCATCTTCGCAGTGCTCTTGAGTGTCTACCTCTACGCCCACTCTTGGAAGGCCCCGAGGGATGAGCTGGCCCCGGCCAGTTCTG GAAATGCTGTCTATGATTTCTTCATTGGCCGTGAATTAAATCCTCGAATTGGTGCTTTTGATCTCAAATACTTTTGTGAATTGCGTCCTGGATTGATTGGATgg GTGGTGGTTAACTTGGTGATGCTTTTGGCTGAAATGAAAGTACAAGAACGTGATGCCCCATCCTTGGCAATGGTCTTGGTTAACAGTTTCCAGCTCTTGTATGTGGTGGATGCCCTTTGGAACGAg GAAGCGTTGCTGACTACCATGGACATCGTCCACGATGGCTTTGGCTTCATGCTGGCCTTTGGGGATTTAGTGTGGGTCCCATTCACCTACAGCCTTCAGGCCTTTTACCTGGTCAGCCATCCCCATGACTTGTCCTGGCCCTTTGCTTCTTTCATCATTGCTCTGAAAC tcTGTGGCTATGTCATCTTCCGTTGCGCGAACTCCCAGAAAAATGCATTCCGGAAGAACCCCAGTGACCCGAAGCTGGCAC acTTAAAGACCATTCATACTTCCACGGGGAAGAGTCTGCTTGTTTCTGGATGGTGGGGCTTTGTTCGCCATCCCAATTATTTGGGTGATCTCATCATGGCTCTGGCGTGGTCCCTTCCATGTG GGTTTAACCACGTCCTGCCGTACTTCTACGTCATCTACTTCACCACGCTGCTTGTGCACCGAGAAGCACGGGATGAGCACCAGTGTAAGAGGAAGTACGGCCTGGCCTGGGAGAAGTACTGCCAGCGCGTGCCCTACCGCATACTCCCCTATGTTTACTGA